Part of the Drosophila santomea strain STO CAGO 1482 chromosome 2L, Prin_Dsan_1.1, whole genome shotgun sequence genome is shown below.
TCAGATCCCTGACCCCCGGCAGCAATTTCACACTTTTCATGTTCCTGTCGGTAGCTGCATCGAATCGCTGGCGAAATTCCGCAGGTGAGAGTGGCAGATTGAGATCCTTGACGATTTGGTGGGAAAACGTGCACATCGGCATTCCCATGTACTGCGTCTGATCGGCTTTGCTGTACGTCTTGCCAAATGGAGCCAGCAACTCTTGGACCGTTCTGAGGTAGATGCCCTCGCTATCTGAAAagttaaaattatatatttcattgaaATCAGTTAAATGGGAGACTGTTGACTGTGGAACACACCTATCAAGGTGCCATCGCAGTCGAAGATGACATGAGTGACGGGGCAGTAACACTTCTTGGGCGGCATTTCTAAGATGGTCTATCGCTGGTCTATGGGCAGCTTTTCATACAACAGCATGCTCCTTAATTTAGAGGACAATTTAGAGGACCAGAATGGTGCCTAATTAAAACGAGCTACAAAAATTTGGTACTTCTGTTATGGATATGGATGTCCCCTTGAGAATTTTGAAAGACAATTCCAAGAGGTCGTGATTTCATTTTCTAATTTTCATTCCTTGCAGGAATGGTTGCACTttcgtatttttatttttggctcaGTCTCATGCATGCGGCGCAcgccttttggccaggacTCGCATGTTGTTGCAAAGTTGCGTAATTGATTAAGCAGTTGGCAGCCAAGCCGCAAGAGACGTTTGCACCAGCGCGTCGCCGaaactttggctttggccaatACGTGCCGCAAAATGTTGGGCTGAAGGGGGAGTGGAGGGGGCAGGGTTCCGTGGGTGGTGCATGCAGCATGTGGTGCGAAACTTTCTGCGGTGGGTGGAAGGGTCAAAGGTGAATGCGTCGCGACGCTTGATTTTGGCACGGGTTTAATGGCCATGAGCACCTGGGCTGCATGAAACGAGTTAACGAAATGTTTGTGCATTTTGATAACTTTCAGAGGGAGTTGACAACGGAAATTTACgttgtaatttttaaataatctaGTTAAAGAGCAAGAGGGTATAAGTTGATCTGAGTGTGAACTGTAAATGGTAATTTCAACTCTTTGccacaattttaattgctccTAGCTGAGCAAACCCACTTAGTAGCTCCAGAAGCCACTCCACTGCGAAACTTCGACCATCGCCACTGACTAGCAAAAGGATGGGGCATTTTATTACCTTTTATTGCAGTCGCAACCATTGACCGTAACGCATTAATGTCCTGTGGCCGCCAAATCGAACCAGAACCAGAGGTTGTGCGATGTCGAATGGCGGATGGCGAATGGCTAACTGGTTCGCTGAGCTTGCATATTTTATGACCAAGTCCAACTTTAATTGGAACAATACcaataaatgccaaatgcagaTGACCCGCAGGGTGAGCCAAAAAGTTTGATGTGCTTTGACCGGGTTATCGAAGGACCCACCAACCAGTGCGGAAATCGGCTCAAGGGTACCCATCCACATTCACAGTAGTCACATTCACATTAACACTCACATCGATATCTACACTCGCAGTCGCGTTCACACAAAGCCGCAAGGACTGCAAGGATAACAACGGCTTTTGGCCGCCCTCGCTGCAAGTTTGCGGTTTTCGTGGACTGAAATGCAGGCTGGCAGACAAGCAGTCCAGTTAACAATTCAATGAACGCAATTACAGCGCCCAGATTTCAGGTGGCAGGTGGAGAGTCCTCGTTGCCAGGACAGCGATTAGAGACGCGTTCAATTAAACGTTTGCAACATATTGTTGCTGGTCAGCCAAGTGGGAATTCCCCTAACCAAGccacaaaaaagaaagcaaattCATGCAATCCTTTGGTTGAGACTCTGAGTTACTCTATACAATACTTGGCCTactatttattaattatattaccTGCAAAAAATTGTAAGCTACTCAGACATTTCCTGTGATTGTTATACTCGTACATAAATCTATAAAATATTCCCCATTAAAGGTGCTGTAAAAATGGATATCCTTCTACTCATACCGtgtacataaaaaaaaggtgAAATACCATAAATGTGGGGCTTCCCAAAATGGCTggctgcataatttatgcacaCAATTCGTCGCTGCATTCGAATGTCCTGTTCCCAGAGTCCTGTTCCCCTCTCCTGGTAGCCACAACAGCTGACGCACAGCGTCCGGAAAATTGTCCGTCCGATTAATTAAAAGGCATTTTATTGACTGGGCGGGGGAGgtggccaaatggccaaatggccaaaaggggaTCTGCGTGTGTGGagaagggggcggggcacTTTTATCGCCAGTACCTTGCTGACAGCAAATTGCTTTAGCTGATTTGGCATTTTCCATTGAGGAGATGATAAATGAAAGGCGATTGAAGGAGGTGCCAGCAGGGATGTGGTGTTAAGTGCAGATAGAACAAAGTAACGTCAATTTCAGGGCATTTTAATGGACGAATTACAGCATCAGAAGGGAGTATCGTACGTGAATAAACTTTAGTTGGAGCCAACAATTCCACTCACTACATTGCTCGAGTCTAAATATACAGTCTGCAGAATCCTCAATAAAAATGGAAGCATCTTCAAACAACTGTCTTCAGTGGGGCCTTTTGAAGGACCTTCCATCAAAGGCCCCAAACTCAGACGGTCCAGTTGCGAGTCCCCGGGCAACCGCAAGGAATACCAAATTGAATAAATAGGGTACGATATAATCTGCAAAGAGTAACCCAATAGCCGGCGGGCAAACCGCAAAAACTGCAAGCACGAATCGTCCTTTGGCACTCAATAAATGCTATCcatctatgtacatatgtatgtgcggAGCAGGCTCAAATGTCAGTCACATATTCCTTCAATCATCAGGACGCTCCGCAGAGCGATTTCCCAAAGGATGCCAGTGCAACAATGTCCTGTTTGGAGGAGGGGTGGGAAGGGCGGTGGGTGTAAAACATGGGCACAAAGTCCAATTTGTTTGTAATGGCATTACTTTGtttacaaaacaaattttgtatgCATAGCGAGTGGCAGTTGCCGGAGAGGGCGGAAAGAGGTGAGTTGGCCGGGGAATCCCACACGACCGATTCCTGGCTCCGATTCCTCGACTCTGGCAACAAATGCTGCACAAGCAGCTCGAAATGCCGCGGGAGCTGTCGCAGTCTGGGAAACTGAGAAACTGGGAAactggaaaacaaaaatggaaggcgggcaaataaaatatagacaTAGATATATACAATGTATATGTTTGTACAGCTTCTAAAAATCGTTGTACCATAAAATTTCCCCAATGGACGCTGGGAGTTTTCGCTCTGCAAGGACAGGACCCTCCTTCGTCCTGCCTTTTCGCTGTTTAATTTTACAATTGTCCTTTTTCCCTATTCCTGTCCAGGGAACGAGATGAGTTGGTGGCCCAGGTTTATCTATGCGCATCCGTTCCGAGTGCGGTTTTGTGATTTATGCCCGTTTCTGTGGGCCAACATTTGTTTTGCTCGCCAAGGCCGAGCAAATAGGGGAGCCTTGGGAGCAAATAGAGCTCACTTTAAATCACTATGAGATATTAATACATATagcttttaataaaaatggagaaaaataAGTTCCCAGAACACTATAGATTACTTATAAGGGAAAATCGATTGGTTATGCTGATTGAGACTGGCAAGTAACGCTTTTATTTCAAAACAAGCTTACATCGTTCAAGTATCGTGAGGACACGCCTCCTGGGGAACTTTGCTCATGTCACTTATCACCAGACCGGCCTGTTGTCCATAGTACTGAGCCATATGTATCACCTGAACAGTAGGCAATCGTTTTCGCGTCTGGATGACAGCCCAATCTGTGGGTTACAGGACTCGTTTTAGGGGAAAGTCGTTATTGTTTACAGCGCTGCACTCACGAAAACTGAATATTTTGCTGGCATCGAAGCACATAAATCGTATTGCAAAGTTCACATAATCGGTATCCAGGACATACAACAGAACGCCCTCAGGAAATGCTGcagaatatataaaagttattaatttttttaattttaattacttattATTTAGCACTAAGCTAAGTACTATGTTACCCGTATTTTTTGTGGCCAAAAGGTACCTCCCAAGCTGTGGCTCTACGTTCAGTATTTCCACCTTTCTCATCTTGACAGTGCCAGTTCTGTGAAAATGGCCAATAGAGTAACT
Proteins encoded:
- the LOC120458645 gene encoding uncharacterized protein LOC120458645, with translation MIKWKIFVFAILHHQFSTAMRAFHGPCNPNMTAVGDLDMERFKGKWYTHSMYPNLSLRVPKCQSTDFIEEEEDKFIVVARELSNQTGTVKMRKVEILNVEPQLGRYLLATKNTAFPEGVLLYVLDTDYVNFAIRFMCFDASKIFSFHWAVIQTRKRLPTVQVIHMAQYYGQQAGLVISDMSKVPQEACPHDT